In Oncorhynchus tshawytscha isolate Ot180627B linkage group LG08, Otsh_v2.0, whole genome shotgun sequence, the genomic window GATAGTGAGTTATTATTCAGAGTTTTAAATAGAACCGTTTTTCCTCAAGGTTTATTTATCAAAACAGCCTAGTTAAAGTTATAAACTATTCGGGATTTAGGAGAAACTGCACGCTTTGTCTTTCAACTTTCTTTGCTAGTGACAACGTCTTCCTACAGTTGTAGCCTATACATTGTACATTTTGGGGGGCTACAATTGTACGGTAGCCTGCAGTATTTATTTGTAAGGTCAGTGTGATTGGCTGTGAAAGTGCTTATGCATGGCGCCTTTGTGTGACCTGTGACGTCGCCGAAAGGCCAGATTGGGTATGGGAGATTAGGCAAGTGCAGGGTAAAGCAGCTGCCTGACAATCTGTTCACCACTTTACAGACACTCACGAAGAGGTTTGTGTCTAGGATGTGCTCACTGGAGGTCACGtaggggcagagagaaaggttGTTTCTGCTGTTGGACATGTGGGATCAGGAATCCACAATTTTGCCTATTTGCCTCATTGACCACCTATTCAACAAAtggtccatatctctctctctctccagtttctTCTTGCTTCGATGTCTACTGCAGTGCGTTTGCTTTACTGCCCCAGGCCAGGTAAGACTAGACACCTGTAAATCAAATTGCTATCattggggggggggtgatggCTACATGTGTCACTGTCTACTCTGTTTCTTTGGTAGGCACCTTTGGAGTTATCAGCCCCGGTTTGGTTCGACACTTCAGCCTCAGTgtgcagagagagatgtacagtaaGTAACACAAATGTTGATATTCAGTAGTACCCATAACAACGAATTTGATTTGGCTTCATAGCTGCCTCTCTCATCTCTTGTTCTCTTCTTTGTCctctcttgttctcctctctctctcatcttgttctcctctctctctctgtgtgtgtgtatagagtatgTGAATGCCAAGGAACTTCCTCTTGATATGAGGTCCATCACAGACCGAGCTGCTCAGACTCTCCTGTGGACCGAGCTCTTCAGAGGTGACACACACCACTTGCATAACACAGTTTCTCTGGAGTCCCCCCCCTCCtctaaaataaaaacacaaatcaAAGTGCAGACTCTACCGaccactgtccatggtgctgaaattgcGACATGTCTATGTGGCTGCAAACATTGATAGGTTTTCTGGGGTGCCAGGGTTTAGCTTAGCTTTAGCTAATGGATTAATGTGTATTGGTAGGCCTATTTGGTCGGCATTTTCTCATGTTAAGCCTAAAATTTCACAAAGCTATACACAGTGTCGCAATGCTGCTACTTTTAGACTGCTGGCTGGCAGCAATAATGCAATTAAAGTTGGACATTCAAACATTGCagattgtaaaataaatgtttgatgCAACAGCATACTAATCAGCTACCAATTAATTTGGGGGGGGGAATATACAACTGTCCTGTATAGGTTACCTGAGCCTGCATGAGATGAGCCATCCTCACTCTCACCCAGCTTGGGTAAAAGGTTGTGCATATAACCAGTCTATTAATACCAAATAATAGTCAGTCCACTCTCAAAACACTAGCTTATTTGGGTTTGTTTCATTATGCAGTGTACTATCTATAGCTATATACCGTATTTAGCTTTTTATAAAAATTCACATCAAATAGCCTAACAATGAGGAAAAAGTAGTTGTCTTGAGGATAAATTCAGCCACTTTTATTGTTGAACTCAGACAATTCTGTCTGGCTAGTAGCCTACACAAATGGGCTGCAATATTCAGGGTAAATTCAATTAAATCCAATTCAGGAGACTCCCCTGGTGTCCTGAAGGCTTCCTTTTTTGGTGTGCAAATGTTTTCACCAAGGGCTGTAGGTCCAGGTTGGGAGCCTGACTGTTTTCTATAGTGAGTATTACCAACCCAGACAGTCTTTGCTGAGACATTGTGCGTTATATGTCCATTGTGCTGCACACAATTTAAACACAGTTTTAAATGATGCATGCCAAGATAGACCAGAGATAAGAGACAGTTGATATTGCAACCACACAACTCAAACGCTGGTTCACCATGTATGAACAAAAACGTAAACTGCTATCTTTTGTTCAAGCCCTCAAGAACTGTTGTCTGTTAAAGACGATAATCTGTTTGCATCTGGCAATTTATCGTTTGTCCAGTATCCAATTGACCTGTCCCCAGAGCTTCCTGTAGGCGACAGTTAAtctctttccttaatgcgttgaGGCTGGCAATTAAGAATGAGAGGCTCAATTGAAGATGTTACAAACTTGCTAATTTTTAAGCACAACTCCCTTCACAGTTTTCCTAACGTTGCTACATAAATACAGCTGTTTTTACCATCCCTGTAACTGTCGCTTCTGCAGAGATTTTTGTTTTCTAAACTAAAAACCACAAAGAACTACCTGAGTAAGCTCCCCTCATTGCCTTTTTCAGTCACATTTCCTGAAGCCCAAGAAACAAACGCTTAGCTTCCTAGTACATGTTTATGAATAACTTTTTGGAGGGTTACTGTCAAAATGATTTATTAAGTCAAATAAAATAGACATCGATGACAGACGAATGGGACCCCAGAGCTCATGGGCCTTGCGGTACTCCagtgacgcgcacacacacaacttaAGTAACATTTCTTTACCTGTCTTTCCCACACACTCCTCCAGGATTGGGGATGACTATGAGTTACCTATTCCGCGAGCCCGCTACCATCAACTACCCGTTTGAGAAGGGTCCCCTGTCTCCTCGTTTCCGTGGTGAACACGCTCTGCGCCGGTACCCCAACGGAGAGGAGCGCTGTATCGCCTGCAAGCTGTGTGAGGCTGTCTGCCCTGCCCAGGTGACCCATATACACCCACATAAACACACTGGAAAAGCACTACACTGCTCTCAATGCCCTGGCCACTATACTCACTAGTACTACAAACTACTGTATGTAGGCATATGCATCATTAATACCTGCTtgccttcgtaaagtattcagaccccttgactttttccacattgcaataggttacagccttattctaaaattgattacatcgtTTTTTTCCATCCATCAattgacacacaataccccataatgacaaagcaaaaacagatttttatacatttttgctcatttataaaaattaacctaaatatcacatttacataagtattaagaccctttactcagtactttgttgaagcacctttggcagcgattacagcctcaagtcttcttgggtatgatgctacaagcttggcacacctgtatttggggagtttctcccattcttctctgcagatcctctcaagctctgtctggttggatggggagcgtcgctgcacagctattttcaggtccctccagagatgttcgatcgggttcaagtccaggctctggctgggccactcaaggaaattcagagacttgacccgaagctactcctgtgttgtcttggctgtgtgcttagggtcgttgtcctgttggaaggtggaaCTTCGCCCCAATCTGAACTCCTGagttctctggagcaggttttcattgatctttctgtactttgctccgttcatctgtgcctcgaacctgactagtctcccagtccccgccgCTCAAAAACAACCTTTTTTTCTTTGTCACCGTAACCCACTCATTCTCGCTTTCTGTACTATTAGCTTCACTCGACTCACTAGCCGTTTCAAACAAAACCTCAGTGTCCGCCATCTCCGTTCCaccgtttcccaaactcagttcagggtgcacgttttggttctTCCGGCCATATCTTTCTTTAGCTATCTATCTACATGTATGAACTTGGTTTATCGTTGATAAAACCACACAATAATTGTTTATCCGCAGCAcgatgaaatgggtttccatgaccgagcagctgcacacaagcctaagatcaccatgtgcaatgccaagcattggctagagtggtgtaaagcttgccgccattggattctggatcagtggaaacgcgttctcaggagtgatgaatcacgcttcaccatctggcagtccgacagacaaatctgggtttggcggatgccaggagaacgccacctgcatcaatgcatagtgccaactgtaaagtttggtggaggaagaatggtctggggctttttttcatggttcgggctaggcccctcagttccagtgaagggaaatcttaacactacagcatgcaatgacattcaaGATGAtcctgtacttccaactttgtggcaacagttttgggaaggctCTTCCCTGTTACAGCATGACAATATCCCAGTGcaaaaagtgaggtccatacagaaatggtttgtcgagattggtgtggaagaacttgactggcctgcacagagccctgacctcaatcccatcgaacacctttgggaggaattggtACGCCGACTGTGAGCCGGGCGTAATCACCCAAAATCAatgcccgacttcactaatgcacttgtggctgaatagaagcaagtccccgcagcaatgttccaacagctagtggaaagccttcccagaagattggcGGATGTTAAagcagaaaaggggggaccaactccatattaatgcccatgatt contains:
- the LOC112256253 gene encoding NADH dehydrogenase [ubiquinone] iron-sulfur protein 8, mitochondrial, with protein sequence MSTAVRLLYCPRPGTFGVISPGLVRHFSLSVQREMYKYVNAKELPLDMRSITDRAAQTLLWTELFRGLGMTMSYLFREPATINYPFEKGPLSPRFRGEHALRRYPNGEERCIACKLCEAVCPAQAITIEAETRADGSRRTTRYDIDMTKCIYCGFCQEACPVDAIVEGPNFEFATETHEELLYNKEKLLNNGDQWESEIAANIQADYLYR